In one Stenotrophomonas maltophilia genomic region, the following are encoded:
- a CDS encoding DUF3106 domain-containing protein — MLRHLSLPLLIALALLPAAPALAQTHAPAPPAPGAPLPAWDQLSPAQREAVLAPLRDRWNGADAGQRQRMLAHGQRWQSMSPEERDKARRGLRRFEHMSPEQREQARALFGQMRQLPPAQRDALRDRWSRMTPEERRDWVRDNPPPAKPR; from the coding sequence ATGCTGCGACATCTCTCCCTGCCCCTGCTGATCGCCCTGGCGCTGCTGCCTGCAGCACCGGCGCTGGCGCAGACCCATGCGCCCGCGCCGCCCGCTCCCGGTGCTCCACTGCCTGCCTGGGATCAGCTCAGCCCCGCCCAGCGCGAGGCGGTGCTGGCCCCGCTGCGCGACCGCTGGAACGGCGCCGATGCCGGTCAGCGCCAGCGCATGCTGGCCCATGGCCAGCGCTGGCAGTCCATGAGCCCGGAAGAGCGCGACAAGGCCCGCCGTGGCCTGCGCCGGTTCGAGCACATGAGCCCGGAACAGCGTGAACAGGCACGCGCACTGTTCGGGCAGATGCGCCAGCTGCCCCCTGCCCAGCGCGACGCCCTGCGCGATCGCTGGTCCCGGATGACGCCGGAGGAGCGTCGCGACTGGGTGCGGGACAACCCGCCACCGGCAAAGCCGCGGTAG
- a CDS encoding DUF2069 domain-containing protein yields the protein MNAAPRTVLLLALMGLAALFAGWFINDKHWLATQLVFTAPPLALAIALRLGWRKAGFWASVLALGWFSHGVMSAWSHPETRWLALLEIALALTVIFAASLPGLRARFGRRR from the coding sequence ATGAACGCCGCGCCGCGTACGGTTCTGCTGCTGGCCCTGATGGGCCTGGCCGCGCTGTTTGCAGGCTGGTTCATCAACGACAAGCACTGGCTGGCCACCCAGCTGGTGTTCACCGCCCCACCGCTTGCACTGGCCATCGCCCTGCGCCTGGGCTGGCGCAAGGCAGGGTTCTGGGCCTCCGTGCTGGCGCTGGGCTGGTTCAGCCATGGCGTGATGAGCGCCTGGAGCCACCCGGAAACGCGCTGGCTGGCCTTGCTCGAGATTGCCCTGGCACTGACCGTGATCTTCGCCGCCAGCCTGCCGGGCCTGCGTGCGCGCTTCGGCAGGCGACGCTGA
- a CDS encoding NAD(P) transhydrogenase subunit alpha: protein MSDGFVALYIFMLAAIAGHVIISRVPVILHTPLMSGSNFIHGIVLIGAMVVLGHAQTPLEKALGFIAVVLGAGNAAGGYVVTARMLEMFRPSAPRAGKDEPKEPQA from the coding sequence ATGAGTGACGGGTTCGTGGCGCTGTACATCTTCATGCTGGCCGCCATCGCCGGCCACGTGATCATTTCGCGGGTGCCGGTGATCCTGCACACCCCGCTGATGTCGGGTTCCAATTTCATCCACGGCATCGTGCTGATCGGCGCGATGGTGGTGCTCGGCCACGCACAGACGCCGCTGGAAAAGGCCTTGGGCTTCATCGCCGTGGTGCTCGGTGCCGGTAACGCCGCCGGCGGCTACGTGGTCACCGCGCGCATGCTGGAGATGTTCAGGCCGAGCGCGCCGCGGGCAGGCAAGGACGAACCGAAGGAGCCGCAGGCTTGA
- the wrbA gene encoding NAD(P)H:quinone oxidoreductase, which yields MGEILVLYYSRGGSVARLARQIARGIGEVPGMVARLRTVPPVAAVTQTAQPPVPDDGAPYVSVQDLADCQGLLLGSPTRFGNMAAPVKHFLDGLGAEWVNGTLAGKPAGVFTSTASMHGGQESTLLTMQVPLLHHGCLIVGIPFTEPGLSHTTSGGTPYGASHVAGAADDPQPTDDEAVLARALGRRVADIAQRLAR from the coding sequence ATGGGCGAGATCCTGGTGCTTTACTACAGCCGCGGTGGCTCGGTGGCACGGCTGGCGCGCCAGATCGCGCGGGGAATCGGCGAGGTGCCGGGAATGGTGGCGCGGCTGCGCACGGTGCCGCCGGTGGCGGCCGTGACCCAGACCGCACAGCCGCCGGTGCCCGACGATGGCGCCCCCTACGTGAGCGTGCAGGATCTGGCCGACTGCCAGGGGCTGCTGCTGGGCAGTCCGACGCGGTTCGGCAACATGGCCGCGCCGGTCAAGCACTTCCTCGATGGACTCGGTGCTGAATGGGTCAATGGCACGCTTGCGGGTAAGCCCGCCGGCGTGTTCACCTCGACCGCATCAATGCACGGCGGGCAGGAATCGACCCTGCTGACCATGCAGGTGCCGTTGCTGCATCACGGCTGCCTGATCGTCGGCATTCCGTTCACCGAACCGGGTTTGAGCCACACCACCAGCGGCGGCACGCCCTACGGCGCCAGCCATGTGGCGGGAGCGGCCGACGACCCGCAGCCGACCGATGATGAGGCGGTGCTGGCGCGGGCGCTGGGCCGTCGCGTCGCCGATATCGCGCAGCGGCTGGCCCGATGA
- the sufT gene encoding putative Fe-S cluster assembly protein SufT — MYSRSSEPVHFERDCEAVMVPQGDTVTLPAGSYGYITQALGGSYSVFVEGNLFRIAGKDGDAIGKEAPAPLELPADATDEQVEQLVWQQLRTCFDPEIPVNIVELGLVYEVEIKHLDEGQREIDVKMTLTAPACGMGDILVDDVRSKLEMIPTVAEADVELVFDPPWNQHMMSEAARLETGML, encoded by the coding sequence ATGTATTCCCGTAGCAGCGAACCTGTCCACTTCGAACGCGATTGCGAGGCCGTGATGGTCCCGCAGGGCGACACCGTGACCCTGCCCGCCGGCAGCTATGGGTACATCACCCAGGCGCTGGGCGGCAGCTATTCGGTATTCGTCGAAGGCAACCTGTTCCGCATCGCCGGCAAGGATGGCGACGCCATCGGCAAGGAAGCACCCGCTCCGCTGGAACTGCCGGCCGACGCCACCGACGAACAGGTGGAGCAACTGGTATGGCAGCAGCTTCGCACCTGCTTCGATCCGGAAATTCCGGTGAACATCGTCGAACTGGGCCTCGTCTACGAGGTCGAGATCAAGCATCTGGACGAGGGCCAGCGCGAGATCGACGTGAAGATGACCCTGACCGCGCCCGCATGCGGCATGGGTGACATCCTGGTCGACGACGTGCGCAGCAAGCTGGAAATGATCCCGACCGTGGCCGAGGCCGACGTCGAGCTGGTGTTCGATCCGCCATGGAACCAGCACATGATGTCCGAGGCGGCCCGTCTCGAGACCGGCATGCTTTGA
- a CDS encoding NAD(P)(+) transhydrogenase (Re/Si-specific) subunit beta, whose amino-acid sequence MNISTVELLDWLVKASYLVAATLFLLGLQRMASPLTARSGIRWAGLGMLLATAATFFLPDLHNVPLILVALLLGAGLAWWSAGKVAVTDMPQMVALYNGMGGGSAAAIGAVELLRYAFLAHRDTTHWSEQALADLAARQPSTTVLLLAVVGAAIGAVSLSGSVIAWAKLDGRLDKRVTWPGQQALNLVVALAVVVLAIVAASTLSTWAIIAFFVLALALGVLMTLPIGGADMPVVISLYNAFTGLAVSFEGYVLGNEALIIAGMMVGAAGILLTRLMAKAMNRPIRNVLFSNFGGGAGGEAQAITGAQKPIEAADVAAMMAFAERVVIVPGYGMAVAQAQHKIWELAQRLGQRGVKVKFAIHPVAGRMPGHMNVLLAEAGVPYDLIADMDDINPEFTSTDVVLVIGANDVVNPVARTDPASPIYGMPVLDVINARNVVVIKRGRGTGFAGIENALFYADNTRMLYGDGAEAAASLVSELKALDGGH is encoded by the coding sequence TTGAACATCAGCACCGTCGAACTGCTCGATTGGCTGGTCAAGGCCAGCTACCTGGTGGCCGCCACGCTCTTCCTGCTCGGCCTGCAGCGGATGGCCTCGCCGCTGACCGCGCGCAGCGGCATCCGCTGGGCCGGGCTGGGCATGCTGCTGGCCACCGCGGCCACCTTCTTCCTGCCCGACCTGCACAACGTGCCGCTTATCCTGGTCGCGCTGCTGCTGGGTGCCGGCCTGGCCTGGTGGTCGGCCGGCAAGGTCGCGGTCACCGACATGCCGCAGATGGTGGCGCTGTACAACGGCATGGGCGGTGGTTCGGCGGCGGCGATCGGTGCGGTCGAACTGCTGCGCTACGCCTTCCTGGCCCATCGCGATACCACCCATTGGAGCGAACAGGCGCTGGCCGACCTTGCCGCGCGCCAGCCTTCCACCACCGTGCTGCTGCTGGCGGTGGTCGGCGCCGCGATCGGCGCGGTGTCGCTGTCCGGCTCCGTGATCGCCTGGGCCAAGCTGGATGGCCGCCTCGACAAGCGGGTCACCTGGCCAGGGCAGCAGGCGTTGAACCTGGTGGTGGCGCTGGCGGTGGTGGTGCTGGCCATCGTCGCGGCCAGCACGCTCAGCACCTGGGCGATCATCGCCTTCTTCGTGCTGGCACTGGCACTGGGCGTGCTGATGACGCTGCCGATCGGTGGCGCCGACATGCCGGTGGTGATCTCGCTGTACAACGCATTCACCGGTCTGGCGGTGTCCTTCGAGGGCTACGTGCTGGGCAACGAGGCCTTGATCATCGCCGGCATGATGGTCGGCGCGGCGGGCATCCTGCTGACCCGCCTGATGGCCAAGGCGATGAACCGGCCTATCCGCAACGTGCTGTTCTCCAATTTCGGGGGGGGTGCAGGCGGAGAGGCACAGGCGATCACCGGCGCGCAGAAGCCGATCGAGGCGGCCGATGTGGCGGCAATGATGGCCTTCGCCGAGCGCGTGGTGATCGTGCCCGGTTACGGCATGGCCGTGGCCCAGGCCCAGCACAAGATCTGGGAACTGGCACAGCGGTTGGGGCAGCGCGGGGTCAAGGTGAAGTTCGCCATCCATCCGGTCGCCGGGCGCATGCCCGGGCACATGAACGTGCTGCTGGCCGAGGCCGGTGTGCCGTACGACCTGATCGCCGACATGGACGACATCAATCCCGAGTTCACCAGTACCGATGTGGTGCTGGTGATCGGCGCCAACGACGTGGTCAATCCGGTCGCACGTACCGATCCGGCCAGTCCGATCTACGGCATGCCGGTGCTGGACGTGATCAACGCACGCAACGTGGTGGTGATCAAGCGCGGTCGCGGGACCGGCTTTGCCGGGATCGAGAATGCGCTGTTCTACGCCGACAACACGCGCATGCTGTACGGGGACGGCGCTGAGGCGGCAGCGTCGCTGGTCAGCGAGCTGAAGGCACTCGACGGCGGGCATTGA
- a CDS encoding asparaginase domain-containing protein, translating into MEELLVVTTGGTIDKIYFDDKSDYQIGDPQIGMILRELGVTFRFNVIPILRKDSLHINDEDRELIRATIAAQPTRHVLVTHGTDSMVQTGKVLATIADKTIVMTGALSPARFRGSDAEFNIGCAIGAVQSLPAGVYIAMNGRIFDPQHVRKNVAANRFESV; encoded by the coding sequence ATGGAAGAGCTCCTGGTCGTCACCACCGGTGGCACGATCGACAAGATCTACTTCGACGACAAGTCGGACTACCAGATCGGCGATCCGCAGATCGGCATGATCCTGCGCGAGCTGGGGGTGACGTTCCGCTTCAACGTGATTCCGATCCTGCGCAAGGACTCGCTGCACATCAACGATGAGGACCGCGAGCTGATCCGGGCCACCATCGCGGCGCAGCCGACCCGGCATGTGCTGGTGACCCATGGCACCGATTCGATGGTGCAGACCGGCAAGGTGCTGGCGACGATCGCGGACAAGACCATCGTGATGACCGGCGCGCTCAGTCCGGCACGTTTCCGCGGTTCGGACGCGGAGTTCAACATCGGCTGCGCGATCGGCGCGGTACAGTCGCTGCCGGCCGGCGTCTACATCGCGATGAACGGGCGGATTTTCGACCCGCAGCACGTGCGCAAGAACGTTGCCGCAAACCGCTTCGAATCGGTTTGA
- a CDS encoding S8 family peptidase, protein MSQVTQPRVRRVWVVLGASVLSSLLLATPALAGDVQLSGLQSAPTHQRFIVKYRDGSAPVANTTALASSLKTAAAGLASSQGRALGLQQVRKLAVGPTLVRTDRPLDQAESELLMRKLAADPNVEYVEVDQIMRATLTPNDTRFSEQWGFGTSNASINVRPAWDKATGTGVVVAVIDTGITNHPDLNANILPGYDFISDAAMARDGGGRDSNPNDEGDWYAANECGAGYPASNSSWHGTHVAGTVAAVTNNSTGVAGTAFNAKVVPVRVLGKCGGYTSDIADAIVWASGGSVSGVPANANPAEVINLSLGGGGSCSTTYQNAINGAVGRGTTVVVAAGNSNTNVSSSVPANCPNVIAVAATTSAGARASFSNYGTGIDISAPGQGILSTLNTGTTTPGSASYASYNGTSMAAPHVAGVVALMQSVAPSPLSPAQVESIIKSTARPLPGACSGGCGAGIIDADAAVAAAINGGGNPNPGGTVLQNNVPVSGLGAASGASLNYTVNVPSGSSQLRVTISGGSGDADLYLRQGSAPTDTAYTCRPYLSGNSETCTVNSPAAGTWYVRVKAYSTFSGVTLNAQY, encoded by the coding sequence ATGTCCCAGGTAACGCAACCGCGTGTGCGTCGAGTGTGGGTGGTCCTTGGTGCTTCCGTTCTTTCATCGCTGCTGCTGGCCACGCCTGCGCTGGCCGGTGATGTCCAGCTCAGCGGGCTGCAGTCCGCGCCGACGCACCAGCGTTTCATCGTCAAGTATCGCGACGGCAGTGCGCCGGTGGCCAACACCACCGCCCTGGCATCGTCGCTGAAGACAGCGGCTGCGGGCCTTGCCAGCAGCCAGGGCCGCGCGCTGGGCCTGCAGCAGGTCCGCAAGCTGGCCGTCGGCCCAACCCTGGTCAGGACCGATCGTCCGCTGGACCAGGCCGAATCCGAGCTGCTGATGCGCAAGCTCGCTGCCGACCCCAACGTCGAATACGTGGAAGTCGACCAGATCATGCGCGCGACGCTGACGCCGAACGACACCCGCTTCAGCGAACAGTGGGGGTTCGGTACGTCCAACGCCTCGATCAACGTGCGCCCGGCCTGGGACAAGGCCACCGGCACCGGCGTGGTCGTCGCGGTGATCGACACCGGCATCACCAACCACCCCGATCTGAACGCCAACATCCTGCCCGGCTATGACTTCATCAGCGACGCGGCAATGGCACGCGACGGCGGTGGCCGCGACAGCAATCCCAACGACGAGGGTGACTGGTACGCCGCCAACGAATGTGGCGCAGGCTACCCGGCCTCCAACTCCAGCTGGCACGGCACCCACGTTGCCGGCACCGTCGCAGCGGTGACCAACAACAGCACCGGCGTGGCGGGTACTGCCTTCAATGCCAAGGTCGTGCCGGTGCGCGTGCTCGGCAAGTGCGGTGGCTACACCTCCGACATCGCCGACGCCATCGTGTGGGCCTCCGGCGGCAGTGTCAGCGGCGTGCCGGCCAATGCCAATCCGGCCGAGGTCATCAACCTCTCGCTGGGTGGTGGCGGCAGCTGCTCGACCACCTACCAGAACGCGATCAACGGCGCCGTCGGCCGTGGCACCACGGTCGTGGTGGCCGCAGGCAACAGCAACACCAACGTGTCTTCATCGGTACCGGCCAACTGCCCGAACGTGATCGCGGTGGCGGCCACCACGTCGGCGGGCGCACGTGCCAGCTTCTCCAACTACGGCACGGGCATCGACATCTCCGCGCCGGGCCAGGGCATCCTGTCCACTCTCAACACCGGCACCACCACGCCGGGCAGCGCCAGCTATGCCTCGTACAACGGCACCTCGATGGCAGCACCGCACGTGGCCGGCGTGGTCGCGCTGATGCAGTCGGTCGCACCGAGCCCGCTGAGCCCGGCCCAGGTGGAAAGCATCATCAAGAGCACCGCTCGGCCGCTGCCGGGTGCCTGTTCGGGTGGCTGTGGCGCCGGCATCATCGACGCCGATGCTGCAGTGGCGGCAGCGATCAATGGCGGTGGCAACCCGAACCCGGGCGGCACCGTGCTGCAGAACAACGTACCGGTGAGCGGACTGGGTGCCGCATCGGGCGCTTCGCTGAACTACACCGTCAATGTCCCGTCCGGCAGCAGCCAGCTGCGGGTGACGATCAGCGGCGGCAGCGGTGATGCCGACCTGTACCTGCGGCAGGGCAGCGCGCCGACCGATACCGCCTACACGTGCCGTCCGTACCTGAGCGGCAACAGCGAAACCTGCACGGTCAACAGCCCCGCTGCCGGTACCTGGTACGTACGGGTGAAGGCCTACAGCACCTTCTCGGGCGTGACCCTCAACGCCCAGTACTGA
- a CDS encoding YihY family inner membrane protein, which translates to MEPLDTLNLWMERARDRARAASFGRFLWHRFLDDRLFQAAAALAYTTVFALVPLAIVVFGVLSAFPVFDRWSDQLSDYVFSNFVPNAARAAEGYLRQFSASAGQLTAAGFIALVVSLLITLNSVEETFNKIWRVGSTRPKLTRFLVYWTVLTLGAMLAAASLAVSARVLAMPLFGTQEGRWLADLSLRLAPVLIEFVCISLMFRVVPHHTVKWRHAVPGAILAAVILELVKWGIGAYLGSFQSYQKLYGTVAFVPILLLWIYLCWVAVLLGASLASSMAAFRYQPVELRLPQGYEFYGLLRLLGRFHQARARGRGLADDEILRLEPMLTDSLLQDLACKLEAIGLLRRDERGEWLLARDLDQVSLADLYECTQLRIPVAEQHLPYREDSLGQAALAALDELRLPLRERLKRRVSDIYPDSGDTP; encoded by the coding sequence ATGGAACCTCTGGATACGCTCAACCTATGGATGGAACGCGCGCGCGATCGTGCGCGTGCCGCCAGCTTCGGCCGCTTCCTGTGGCACCGCTTTCTCGATGACCGCCTGTTCCAGGCGGCCGCCGCACTGGCCTACACCACGGTATTCGCCCTGGTTCCGCTGGCGATCGTGGTGTTCGGCGTGCTTTCGGCCTTCCCGGTCTTCGACCGCTGGAGCGACCAGCTCAGCGACTATGTCTTCTCCAACTTCGTGCCCAATGCCGCACGCGCCGCCGAAGGCTACCTGCGGCAGTTCTCGGCCAGCGCTGGCCAGCTCACCGCGGCCGGCTTCATCGCCCTGGTCGTCTCGCTGCTGATCACCCTCAACAGCGTGGAAGAGACGTTCAACAAGATCTGGCGGGTCGGATCGACCCGGCCCAAGCTGACCCGCTTCCTGGTCTACTGGACCGTGCTGACCCTGGGCGCGATGCTTGCCGCCGCCTCGCTGGCAGTGTCGGCACGGGTACTGGCAATGCCGCTGTTCGGGACCCAGGAGGGGCGCTGGCTGGCCGACCTGTCGCTGCGGCTGGCACCGGTGCTGATCGAATTCGTCTGCATCAGCCTGATGTTCCGGGTCGTGCCGCACCATACGGTGAAATGGCGGCACGCCGTCCCCGGCGCGATCCTGGCGGCGGTGATCCTGGAGCTGGTGAAGTGGGGCATCGGTGCCTACCTGGGCAGTTTCCAGTCCTACCAGAAGCTCTATGGCACGGTCGCGTTCGTGCCGATCCTGCTGCTGTGGATCTATCTGTGCTGGGTGGCGGTGCTGCTTGGCGCATCGCTGGCATCGTCGATGGCGGCGTTCCGCTACCAGCCGGTCGAGCTGCGCCTGCCGCAGGGCTATGAATTCTATGGGCTGCTGCGCCTGCTCGGCCGCTTCCACCAGGCACGTGCCCGGGGCAGGGGGCTGGCCGATGACGAGATCCTGCGGCTGGAGCCGATGCTGACCGACTCGCTGCTGCAGGACCTGGCCTGCAAACTGGAGGCCATCGGCCTGCTGCGCCGCGACGAGCGGGGTGAATGGCTGCTCGCGCGCGACCTGGACCAGGTCAGCCTGGCCGATCTGTACGAATGCACCCAACTGCGCATCCCGGTGGCGGAGCAGCATCTGCCCTACCGCGAAGACAGCCTGGGCCAGGCCGCGCTGGCGGCGCTGGATGAACTGCGCCTGCCTCTGCGTGAGCGCCTCAAGCGTCGCGTGAGCGATATCTATCCCGATTCCGGAGACACCCCATGA
- a CDS encoding RNA polymerase sigma factor, which yields MVTPSKEPYPVLVSSPVPPTADTDALPASLEAFLASIGPRAFRFAEAGLRQREDALDAVQDALLRMLDYADKPASEWAPLFWSILRRRVIDLQRRRRFRLPFWRDNQDADGADIDWADPGPTPAQAHEQHQQYQQLVQALRTLPARQREAFTLRVLQELDGATTARAMGCSEGAVKTHLARARQALQDYLENPP from the coding sequence ATGGTGACCCCGAGCAAGGAACCGTACCCTGTGCTGGTGAGCAGCCCCGTCCCCCCGACCGCCGACACCGATGCCCTGCCGGCGTCGCTGGAAGCGTTCCTGGCGAGCATCGGCCCGCGCGCGTTCCGCTTCGCCGAGGCCGGCCTGCGCCAGCGCGAGGATGCCCTGGACGCCGTGCAGGATGCCCTGCTGCGCATGCTGGACTATGCCGACAAGCCCGCCAGCGAATGGGCGCCCCTGTTCTGGAGCATCCTGCGCCGGCGGGTGATCGACCTGCAGCGCCGACGCCGCTTCCGCCTCCCGTTCTGGCGCGACAACCAGGATGCCGACGGTGCCGACATCGACTGGGCCGACCCCGGCCCTACCCCGGCGCAGGCGCACGAGCAGCACCAGCAGTACCAGCAGCTGGTGCAGGCGCTGCGTACGCTGCCCGCCCGCCAGCGCGAAGCGTTCACCCTGCGCGTGCTGCAGGAACTGGACGGCGCCACCACCGCCCGCGCCATGGGCTGCAGCGAAGGCGCGGTAAAGACCCATCTCGCACGCGCCCGGCAGGCGCTGCAGGATTATCTGGAGAACCCCCCGTGA
- a CDS encoding branched-chain amino acid aminotransferase, with amino-acid sequence MSQSIPSFAVTRSDHPRSAEERATILEKPGFGLHFTDHMVEVRWDKDTGWHNANVRAYGPLQLDPAAAVLHYGQEIFEGIKAYRHADGSIWTFRPDANGRRLQRSAQRLALPELPVEIFVESLKQLIAVDSAWVPSADESSLYFRPFMIGDEAFLGVRGAHKAGYYVIASPAGPYFAKGVAPVSIWLSTEYARAAKGGTGAAKCGGNYAASLLPQQKAQAQGCSQVLFLDPVEGKYLEELGGMNVFLVYKDGTLVTPQLSGSILEGITRESILQLARDRGMKVEERKVSIDEWKDGVASGAISEVFACGTAAVVTPIGQLKGEGFSVGDLNAPAGEVTMSLRKELTDIQYGRLPDRHNWLVRLG; translated from the coding sequence GTGTCCCAGTCCATCCCCAGCTTCGCCGTCACCCGTTCGGACCACCCGCGCAGCGCTGAAGAGCGCGCCACGATTCTGGAGAAGCCGGGTTTCGGCCTGCACTTCACCGACCACATGGTGGAAGTGCGGTGGGACAAGGACACCGGCTGGCACAACGCCAACGTGCGTGCCTATGGCCCGTTGCAGCTGGACCCGGCAGCGGCCGTGCTGCATTACGGCCAGGAGATCTTCGAAGGCATCAAGGCCTACCGTCATGCCGACGGCTCGATCTGGACCTTCCGTCCGGACGCCAACGGCCGTCGCCTGCAGCGCTCGGCACAGCGCCTGGCGCTGCCGGAACTGCCGGTGGAGATCTTCGTCGAGTCGCTGAAACAGCTGATCGCCGTGGACAGCGCCTGGGTGCCGTCGGCGGATGAGTCCAGCCTGTACTTCCGCCCGTTCATGATTGGCGACGAGGCCTTCCTCGGCGTGCGTGGCGCGCACAAGGCCGGCTATTACGTCATCGCCAGCCCGGCCGGTCCGTACTTCGCCAAGGGCGTGGCACCGGTGTCGATCTGGCTGTCCACCGAATATGCGCGTGCGGCCAAGGGCGGCACCGGCGCGGCCAAGTGCGGTGGCAATTACGCCGCCTCGCTGCTGCCGCAGCAGAAGGCCCAGGCGCAGGGCTGCTCGCAGGTGCTGTTCCTCGACCCGGTCGAGGGCAAGTACCTGGAGGAACTGGGCGGCATGAACGTCTTCCTGGTCTACAAGGACGGCACCCTGGTCACGCCGCAGCTGTCGGGCAGCATCCTGGAAGGCATCACCCGCGAGAGCATCCTGCAGCTGGCCCGCGACCGCGGCATGAAGGTCGAGGAGCGCAAGGTCAGCATCGACGAGTGGAAGGACGGCGTTGCATCCGGTGCGATCAGCGAGGTGTTCGCCTGCGGCACCGCTGCGGTGGTGACTCCGATCGGCCAGCTCAAGGGCGAAGGCTTCTCGGTGGGCGACCTCAACGCGCCGGCCGGCGAAGTGACCATGTCGCTGCGCAAGGAACTGACCGACATCCAGTACGGCCGCCTCCCGGACCGTCACAACTGGCTGGTCAGGCTGGGCTGA